The following proteins come from a genomic window of Mariniflexile sp. TRM1-10:
- a CDS encoding WapI family immunity protein — translation MTIQNEIGNRKIELNISDFETVNYPSYRLKINLSTEELNAEFNRPIWISLTDLESFIQKLTELDKTRTGDIKMESMSPDEFYLRFRNIDNLGHLSVELKIQKESPYQKDSDLVKMEFEFDPTNFPKIINELTELKNVC, via the coding sequence ATGACGATACAAAATGAAATAGGAAATCGAAAAATAGAACTGAATATATCTGATTTTGAAACTGTAAATTATCCGAGTTATCGTTTGAAAATAAATCTATCAACTGAGGAATTAAATGCTGAATTTAATCGGCCGATTTGGATTTCGTTAACGGATTTGGAATCTTTCATTCAAAAGCTAACTGAATTAGACAAAACCAGAACTGGAGACATTAAAATGGAAAGTATGAGTCCAGACGAATTTTATTTAAGATTTCGGAATATTGACAATCTCGGACATTTATCTGTGGAGCTGAAAATTCAAAAAGAAAGTCCTTACCAAAAAGATTCAGATCTTGTAAAAATGGAATTTGAATTTGACCCAACTAATTTTCCAAAAATAATAAATGAACTAACTGAATTAAAAAACGTATGCTAA